A DNA window from Daucus carota subsp. sativus chromosome 3, DH1 v3.0, whole genome shotgun sequence contains the following coding sequences:
- the LOC108211613 gene encoding uncharacterized protein LOC108211613, with protein MALLTSTPETKKQKPSSKRRKHQSSWNQIKNLLTCKQIQTSTSVHDPSKTNMNTITGAYLKLGHCKSMCSFKDVVHGNTRVVHRPDHSPENSSVGQETGLLGHKNHGVSLSSSSRSLASNASVRSNGGSFSASSRGMQLRKLSGCYECHMIVDPTRYSIPRTTICGCSECGEIFPNTESLELHQAVKHAVSELGPEDSGRNIVEIIFKSSWLKKDSPYCNIERILKVRNTKRTIQRFEDCRDAVKLRATSHTRKNPRCAADGNELLRFHCTSLTCTLGARGGSTLCGALPGCGVCTIIRHGFRGTCFGEGQSGVHTTASSGRAHDCLGGSEMRRAMLVCRVIAGKVKTAAEDDGVAAASYDSFVGKAGVYSSTEELYVCNPKAILPCFVVIYKALI; from the exons ATGGCACTCCTCACTTCAACACCAGAAACCAAAAAACAGAAACCCTCGTCAAAACGGCGCAAGCACCAGTCTTCATGGAACCAAATCAAGAACCTCCTCACCTgcaaacaaatccaaacctcAACTTCCGTTCATGACCCTTCAAAAACCAACATGAATACCATAACCGGAGCCTACTTGAAGCTAGGACATTGTAAGTCCATGTGTAGCTTCAAGGACGTGGTTCACGGCAACACTAGGGTTGTTCACAGACCTGACCACTCCCCCGAGAACAGCTCAGTTGGTCAAGAAACCGGGCTACTTGGTCACAAGAATCACGGGGTGTCGTTGTCATCTTCGTCGAGGTCCTTGGCGAGTAATGCTTCAGTGAGGTCGAATGGTGGCTCATTCTCCGCGTCTTCCAGAGGAATGCAGCTCAGGAAGCTATCTGGTTGTTATGAATGTCATATGATTGTTGATCCCACCAG GTATTCGATTCCGCGAACCACAATTTGCGGTTGCTCAGAGTGCGGAGAGATATTTCCAAATACCGAAAGCCTGGAACTTCATCAAGCTGTTAAACATGCTG TGTCGGAGCTTGGTCCGGAAGATTCGGGTCGGAATATTGTGGAGATCATATTCAAATCGAGCTGGTTAAAAAAAGACAGCCCGTACTGCAACATCGAACGGATACTGAAAGTGCGCAACACCAAACGAACGATCCAACGGTTCGAAGACTGTCGTGACGCAGTGAAGCTTCGTGCGACCTCACACACTAGAAAAAATCCCAGGTGCGCCGCCGACGGGAACGAGCTGCTGAGGTTCCACTGCACGAGCCTCACGTGCACGCTCGGTGCACGTGGCGGTTCAACGCTCTGTGGGGCCCTGCCTGGTTGCGGAGTGTGTACTATCATTCGACATGGGTTTCGAGGGACTTGTTTTGGGGAGGGTCAGAGTGGGGTCCACACTACTGCGAGCAGTGGTAGGGCCCATGATTGTTTGGGCGGGAGTGAAATGCGGAGGGCGATGCTTGTGTGCCGTGTGATCGCCGGGAAGGTGAAGACGGCGGCGGAGGATGATGGTGTTGCGGCGGCGAGTTATGACTCGTTTGTGGGGAAAGCAGGGGTTTATTCAAGTACGGAGGAACTGTATGTGTGTAATCCTAAGGCTATTCTTCCATGTTTTGTTGTTATTTACAAGGCTTTGATTTAA